A part of Ziziphus jujuba cultivar Dongzao chromosome 8, ASM3175591v1 genomic DNA contains:
- the LOC107404948 gene encoding LOW QUALITY PROTEIN: calmodulin-interacting protein 111-like (The sequence of the model RefSeq protein was modified relative to this genomic sequence to represent the inferred CDS: deleted 1 base in 1 codon) — protein sequence MLRETKKPSSRKYPALIGKSAFIGEVSDDGEFDSKGCKIWISEHSMVASSFTPGSIVSVSLPSLDSEFSDIFLSSLADECARHFGIDPGDQLADKPGNYFALARIFSSFQVARNQVKLSANLSNIMGRPTSGRVVFVYSTQNEYELLAGLVSKCEKPDGSRANHLVVHDCNELVLERVHSRNTLARSRISMNISSDKSYKHPENEVLASHKTPLNQSKSSFSSVCQLISSSCEDSRVNSTYSNGLSPGPFDVMEVLGDEVSRRLLQTCAAAWLHSCCLLNGNIVTIPVLSQIYSFKVIGAKTLSVNACGVDRVYEAFFVKRETKVCPHLPWKRQDSSCVDTGYRNAKANTEDKISNLGGLSKEYEILKEIIVSSSSNTLSKSGCRPIKGVLLHGPPGTGKTSLAPLCVRDAGVKLFSVNYGESELSLREVSDSACQAAPAVVFIDDLDAIAPVKKEGIDELSLKMVTTLLILMDGINRTEGVLVIAATSRPDKIEPALRRPGRLDRETETGVPSPKQPLDILLSILSEMDHALSEMQVQHLARVTHGFAGADLAALCNMAVLACLRNHAKSRNSYDIQNGVEGDCMLKVTFEDFQEAMMRVKPSAMREVKLDIPKVKWEDVGGQREVKNQLKEVVEWPQKHQDALTRIGIRPPAGVLLFGSPGCSKTLIARAVASEAGYNFLAVKGTEVFNKWVGESEKAVKSLFAKARAVAPSIIFFDEFDGLASIRGNESDGVSVYDRVISQLLVELDGLHQRVDTVVIAATNRPDKIDPALLRQGRFDRLLYVGPPNESDREEIFRIHLRKIPCNPDVSIKEFAYQTEGFTGADISFVCGQAGHATLEESLNATEIRMQHLKTAIGQVKPLDIRPYKALSAKFHRLVISIGQEEKTEEKRKHPLFNWKCLIHKVSSCFTLTTPQLK from the exons ATGTTGAGGGAGACGAAGAAACCCT CTTCTAGAAAATATCCTGCACTCATTGGAAAATCTGCTTTCATCGGTGAAGTCTCTGATGATGGTGAATTTGATTCTAAAGGGTGTAAAATTTGGATTTCTGAGCATTCTATGGTCGCATCTTCCTTCACTCCTGGTTCAATCGTATCG GTGTCATTGCCTTCCCTGGATAGTGAATTTTCAGATATTTTTCTCAGCTCATTAGCAGATGAATGTGCTAGGCATTTTGGAATTGATCCGGGTGACCAATTGGCTGATAAACCGGGGAACTACTTTGCCCTTGcaagaattttt TCTTCATTCCAGGTTGCAAGAAATCAAGTGAAATTGTCCGCTAACCTTTCAAACATAATGGGACGTCCTACCTCTGGCAGAGTTGTGTTTGTATACTCTACACAAAATGAATATGAATTGCTAGCTGGTCTTGTAAGTAAATGTGAAAAACCTGATGGCTCCAGGGCTAATCATCTCGTGGTACATGATTGCAATGAATTAGTTTTAGAGCGGGTTCATTCTAGGAATACACTAGCCAGAAGTAGAATTTCCATGAACATTTCTTCAGACAAGTCTTACAAGCATCCCGAAAACGAGGTGCTTGCATCCCATAAGACACCATTGAATCAGTCAAAGTCTAGTTTTTCGAGTGTTTGTCAGTTaatttcttcttcatgtgaaGACTCTAGAGTGAATTCAACTTATTCAAATGGCTTATCTCCGGGTCCTTTTGATGTTATGGAGGTGTTAGGGGATGAAGTTTCTAGAAGGCTTCTGCAGACATGCGCTGCTGCTTGGCTGCATTCTTGTTGTTTACTTAATGGAAACATCGTGACAATTCCCGTACTTTCCCAGATTTATAGTTTCAAAGTGATTGGTGCTAAAACATTGTCGGTAAATG CGTGTGGAGTTGATCGTGTTTATGAGGCTTTTTTTGTAAAACGTGAAACAAAAGTGTGTCCACATTTACCATGGAAAAGACAAGATTCCTCTTGTGTAGACACTGGTTATCGCAATGCAAAAGCTAATACagaagataaaatttcaaatttgggtGGTCTTTCTAAagaatatgaaattttgaagGAGATTATAGTTTCCTCATCATCGAACACTCTGTCAAA ATCTGGTTGTCGGCCTATAAAGGGAGTGCTTCTTCATGGCCCACCAGGCACCGGAAAGACTTCTTTGGCGCCATTATGTGTCCGTGATGCTGGTGTTAAACTTTTCTCTGTAAATTACGGAGAAAGTGAGCTATCTTTGCGAGAAGTGTCTGATTCAGCTTGCCAAGCTGCACCTGCTGTG gtttttattgatgatttggatGCCATAGCACCTGTAAAGAAAGAAGGGATTGATGAGCTATCTCTGAAAATGGTTACTACATTATTGATTTTGATGGATGGGATAAATAGAACTGAGGGAGTACTTGTAATTGCTGCCACCAGCAGGCCTGATAAAATTGAGCCCGCACTCAGACGACCTGGAAGACTTGACAGGGAAACTGAAACAG GTGTGCCATCTCCGAAGCAGCCGTTGGATATATTACTCTCCATTTTAAGTGAAATGGACCATGCACTTTCGGAAATGCAAGTTCAACACCTGGCTAGGGTAACACATGGTTTTGCAGGTGCTGATCTCGCTGCACTTTGCAACATGGCAGTCTTGGCTTGTCTCAGAAATCATGCCAAGTCTAGAAATTCCTATGATATTCAGAATGGCGTTGAAGGTGATTGCATGTTGAAAGTGACTTTTGAAGATTTTCAAGAGGCAATGATGAGAGTGAAACCCAGTGCCATGCGAGAG GTTAAACTTGACATTCCAAAAGTTAAGTGGGAAGATGTTGGCGGACAGAGGGaagttaaaaatcaattaaaggaAGTTGTAGAATGGCCTCAAAAACACCAGGATGCATTGACACGTATAGGGATTCGTCCCCCGGCAGGGGTCTTGTTGTTTGGTTCTCCAGGATGCAGCAAGACCCTCATTGCGCGAGCAGTAGCTTCTGAAGCAGGATATAATTTCCTTGCTGTT AAGGGTACAGAGGTTTTCAATAAATGGGTTGGTGAATCTGAGAAGGCTGTTAAATCTCTGTTTGCAAAGGCAAGGGCCGTTGCCCCATCCATCATATTTTTCGATGAATTTGATGGTCTTGCTTCTATTAGAGGGAATGAAAGTGACGGAGTTTCAGTCTATGATAGGGTCATATCCCAACTTCTTGTTGAATTGGATG GTTTGCATCAAAGGGTTGACACTGTTGTTATTGCTGCTACAAACCGGCCTGACAAGATTGATCCTGCCCTCCTAAGACAAG GTCGCTTCGACCGGCTGCTATATGTGGGACCTCCAAATGAGAGTGATCGTGAAGAAATATTCCGTATCCATTTGCGAAAGATTCCATGCAATCCTGATGTTAGCATTAAGGAGTTTGCTTATCAAACAGAAGGCTTTACTGGGGCTGATATTTCATTTGTATGTGGTCAAGCAGGTCATGCAACTCTGGAG GAGAGTTTGAATGCTACGGAAATAAGAATGCAACATTTGAAGACTGCTATTGGACAAGTGAAGCCGTTAGACATCCGGCCTTATAAAGCGTTATCAGCAAAATTCCATAGGCTTGTTATTTCTATTGGACAGGAAGAGAAAAcagaagagaaaaggaaacatccCTTGTTTAATTGGAAGTGTCTGATCCATAAAGTTTCATCTTGTTTTACTCTTACTACTCCCCAGTTAAAATAG
- the LOC107404952 gene encoding uncharacterized protein LOC107404952, translating into MFKNTFQSGFLSILYSLGSKPLQIWDKEVVNGHIKRPQDEDIQSNVLEIVGSNIQSTYITCPADPAATLGIKLPFLVMIVKNLKKYFTFEIQVLDDKNVRRRFRASNFQAITRVKPYICTMPLKMDEGWNQIQLNLADFTRRAYGTNYVETLRVQVHANCRLRRIYFSDRLYSEEELPPEFKLYLPMQQRA; encoded by the exons ATGTTTAAGAACACTTTCCAATCTGGGTTTCTTTCAATTCTCTACAGTCTTGG GAGCAAGCCTTTGCAGATATGGGATAAAGAAG TTGTCAATGGCCATATAAAACGACCTCAAGATGAAGATATACAATCCAATGTCCTTGAAATAGTTGGATCAAATATCCAGTCCACATACATCACTTGCCCAGCAGATCCAGCCGCGACACTTGGTATAAAACTGCCATTCTTGGTTATGATAGTAAAAAACCTGAAGAAATATTTCACATTTGAGATTCAAGTGTTGGATGATAAGAATGTGAGGCGACGATTCCGAGCTTCTAATTTCCAA GCTATCACCCGTGTGAAGCCGTACATCTGTACCATGCCGCTGAAAATGGATGAAGGGTGGAATCAAATCCAGTTGAATCTGGCTGACTTTACAAGGAGAGCCTACGGAACAAACTATGTGGAGACATTGCGAGTTCAGGTTCATGCGAACTGCCGCCTGAGGAGGATATACTTTTCCGACCGCCTGTACTCAGAAGAGGAACTTCCTCCTGAATTTAAGTTGTACCTTCCAATGCAGCAG AGAGCATAG